A genome region from Methanobacterium subterraneum includes the following:
- a CDS encoding isopentenyl phosphate kinase: protein MIILKLGGSVITRKEATEPTLEPVNLDRIAREIARAKPDKLIIIHGAGSFGHLHARKYEIGSPIHTKEELQEKRMGFTLTQNSVKDLNHSVCHYLLEYGIPAVAVPPSSFIITHNKRIKSANLEIIEKYLEMGLVPVLHGDVVPDTQKSIQMAVVSGDQLVNYLSLQLKPERIVLGSDVDGIYDRDPKKHTHAQLLEVVKSLEDLQFLEGAQTVDVTGGMAGKLKELLDLAGKGIESELINAGCEGLLERTLKGEKVRGTLISK from the coding sequence GGACCGCATTGCCAGGGAAATAGCCAGGGCAAAGCCAGATAAACTGATCATAATCCACGGAGCAGGCAGCTTCGGACACCTGCACGCCAGGAAATATGAAATAGGCAGCCCCATCCACACCAAGGAAGAACTCCAGGAAAAGAGGATGGGATTCACCCTAACCCAAAATTCGGTTAAAGACCTTAACCATTCAGTATGCCATTACCTGCTGGAATATGGAATTCCTGCAGTGGCAGTGCCCCCATCATCATTCATAATCACCCATAATAAACGAATCAAATCCGCCAACCTGGAAATCATTGAAAAATATCTGGAAATGGGACTGGTACCAGTCCTCCACGGTGACGTGGTTCCCGACACCCAGAAAAGCATCCAGATGGCAGTAGTCTCCGGTGACCAGCTGGTGAACTACCTATCCCTCCAACTAAAACCCGAAAGAATCGTCCTGGGCTCAGATGTGGATGGAATATACGACCGTGACCCTAAAAAACACACCCATGCCCAACTCCTGGAAGTGGTGAAGTCACTGGAAGACCTCCAATTCCTGGAAGGAGCACAAACCGTGGATGTAACCGGGGGAATGGCCGGAAAACTGAAAGAACTACTGGATCTGGCTGGTAAGGGAATAGAATCTGAACTCATAAATGCCGGGTGCGAGGGATTACTGGAACGCACACTGAAGGGTGAAAAGGTAAGGGGAACCCTAATCAGTAAATAA